From the genome of Bos indicus x Bos taurus breed Angus x Brahman F1 hybrid chromosome 19, Bos_hybrid_MaternalHap_v2.0, whole genome shotgun sequence:
GGGGGATaagatgggtgggtgggggtgtggtTTAGGTGCTGGGGTGGGGATTAGGGGGACTTCAGtaacattataaatatttcacttcTTAAATATAGGagttcattatatttttcttgaTAACTTTTGTAACTTTatcttaaataaatttaagtgaatgttgttcagtcatgtccaactctgcaaccccatggactgtagcttgccaggttcatatgtccgtggaattctccaggccagaatacttgagtggttagctgttcctttcttcaggggatcttcccaactcagggatcgaaccaggtctcccacattgcaggcggattctttaccaactgagccaccagggaagcccaaatacctGTGTATCTTAAATATAggataataaaactttaaaaattgtgttaaaaGAATGTTAAAGACCACTTTATCAACATCTTGAATGATTAGGCATTAAACCAAATCTATaaccattttatttcataaaaaatgaattatatgtatacagctatataatttatttacatagcactattttaagcactttacaaacattaattcatttaatccttagcAATTCTGAGGTaagcattttatagatgagaaactgAGACAAAGAGATTCAATAATTTGCCCAGCATCACTTAGCTActaaatggtatttttaattcaatttgtgtttttcaaagaTTTGGTAAATGTCAAGACTTATTATAGATGATGGTAGTTTCACCCAGTTTTATAGAGGACTCAGAATTCTgacggagcaggcaatggcaccccactccagtattcttgcctggaaaatctcatggatggagaagcctggtaggctgcagtccaggaggtcgctaagagtcagacacgactgagcgtcttcacttttgcttttcactttcatgcactggagagggaaatggcaacccactccagtgttcttgtctggagaatcccagggacgggggagcttggtgggctgctgtctatggggttgcacagagtcggacacaactgaagcaacttagcagcagcagcagcagaattctgAAGCAAGCACAAataaggctttatttttctgggaataTTGAAAATTGTAGGTTGTGCTGTGCTCCAAGTCACTTACAAGTGATTGCAGATTATGAAACTGTGTGTGAATTATTAAGAATCCCTCTTTTGATGCCTTTTGTTGTCAGAATATCTGGAAGTCTTTCAAACCATGTACATAGAACAACATTGCTTTCCACGGTTGtaatataataataacagtaacaacaGTATTActaatagtattattattattttggagtTTGATGTGTGCCTGGAGTGGGCCATTATGGGAGGGGGAAAAGCAGTAATGTGTGAATTTTTCAAACTTTCTTCGTGGGTGGTCTATTGGAGGCACTAATTCTATAAGGGGTGAATGACAGGGAGAGTAAGAATGTTAAGGAAGGTCTTCTCTTGTAGTGATGGAGGatcatttcattttctccagGCTTGCTTGTACTCTTTCTTGTAGCTCAAGTCCCTGACTTTGGCTCGTCTATTCATAATTtggtatgtgcttagttgctcagccatgtttgactctttgcgaccccacagattataacttgccaggcttctctgtccatgggatttttcaggcaagaatactggagtgagttgccattttcctctccaggggatctttccaccccagggatcaaacccatgtctcctgcattgcagacagattctttccctGGCTGAGCCATCGAGAAAGTCCCTGATAATTTGAGGGGGCTGGAACTAGTTCTCCCACTTATTTTTTTGCAGTGCCGATTGTGTGGTAGGAACTCAGTGATCATGCCTTAGTAATGATAGgtttttagatttaatttttccGACTACATCAGTGACCTAAGTGGCTCTGTATCTCTGGTCATTCACTATATGGAAATTAGGTAcctgatttcttccttttctaggagGCGGCGATACGTTGCGATTTCCTGTTCCAGCCTCATCTTGGTGTTGAGGAGCATTTCATGCTCTTGAAGCTGCCTTTCAATGCCACGCCTTACTTCCTGTAGCTCTTTTTCTAGTCCTTCAATCACTGCCTCTAGGTCTTGCAGCTGCATCTGGTAATGTTGCTCACTGGCATGTAGGGAGTTTTCAAGACCCCTTTCCTGTTTTATACAAATCTTCATCAGTGAATCAAGAAAACAAACTGTGTCTCTGAAATCTGATTTGCAATGTCTTCATTCAGTTGAGTTCTTTCTTTAAAAGGTTGCAATAATTGTATAGCACTTACGCAAGAGGTATGTCCTTACAGCTTTAGGTATGgcccaacttttaaaaattttctatctACAGCTAGAGAGTTTTCTATTTCCAAGGAAACCTATGATCATTCTTATGCCCTCCCCCAAAGGAATCTGCAGTATGATTAGTTTATTATCACCCtgatttatttgatttcttaaatattgaaaagtatagaatattgaatattaaaGCCAGAGCAGACTCCTTATAAAAGGCATTTTTGGaaagtgttttaatatttttctattagaaGTCTTTGTAGCATGGATAAAAGAATCCTCCACTGTTAGGACTTTGGATGATGACAAAAGCTCTTTTCCCCCATTCTAACATTTAGAGAACCCCAGGGTTCTGGTGTAAGGATTATTTCATTATTGTAAGTGTGAACTAAACCTTCAGTGAACTGATGATAGACATTGCCATGATGGAGGCAGGGCGCTAGTTGAACTAGGTCAAATGAATAGAATTCAGTGCCCTGATTTTTAGTTTGTCACTGTCCAGTAATGGATATTACTCCTTCCCTCTCCTAATCAGATAACAAAATCTGGGGACTCAACGGGCCAGCCGCCTTGAGGTCATTCTCACCACGGCATGGAGAGATTCAATTTCCACTTGCAGGTGGTGCCACTGGCGTCGGGCTTCCTTGAGTTCTGCTTGAGCTGCCTTTAAAGCCTCTtcatctttgtccatttttttgcTTAGATCTTCTTCCAACTAGAAGAaagccaacaacaacaacaatagcaacagcaACGACAAAAAGAGCACTTTTGAAAATGAGATCTTAAAAGCAGTTATGGACAAATAGTATAGGAatcaaatcttttttctttaaactacAGATGTATGTTCTGGTTGGTGCTCAGTCACTGATAAAACACATGCGTGAGTTAACTGCACTCTTAGCCTCGGGTTTCTCAGATGTAAAATGAACCTTGAAAGTCCTTTCCTACCATAACAGTCtatgaaatgcagaaaaatacattttaatgagaAGTAAGTTTGCAAGGCCTAAGTTTGAGACCTCTGATTCTTAACTTTCCATTATTTATGGCATCATTAAGGAAGAAAGATAGAAAATTAGCTACTActtcccccttcccccacttTTTTCTTATAAGCTGCTTTATGAATTGATTATTTCTGGGACTGGATATATGAACAGGAAGTAAATACTACTAgaaaatatattatgaataatttAGGGAGTTAAGTTATCATAGGCATTAGGGATTCTAAAATAGACTTCTATATTAAAAGAATCCACTGTtgattcacctttttaaaaatgatctttttaGAAGGCATGCTAACTTTGGATATCTAGGGTGGTAGCAAAATGACTTCTTTAAGAACTGCTCTCTAAATGTTCTCATATTAAATAATGAGTGAATTAGCTTATATTCAACTTTAAGTGTTCTTATGCTGATGCTGGGATTGAATAAAAGTATCTTTTGACAGAATTCTCAACACTTGGCCCCAGGAGCTGTAGGAGCAATGTATAGAATTGATTGTACTATTTTGAggcaaaaattataattttttaatgttcatataaaaatacattttaaaacacacaaaaaattaatttggtggtacaatagattttttttaaaggaaatattatattaaatgaaaGTCAATAAAGTATAGTTCAAGGAATTAGATGACAAAATTCATTTGTTGTGTCACTTATTCTTAGTTTTAGGTTGGAAAAACAAAGCAGCAACACATATTAGAGAAACCACAAAAGAGGAGAACAAGAATTTCAGAAATGGAAGAGCATAAAAATTCTGGTATCTACTGGGTTTTGAGTGAGGAGCTGGCAGCTAGGCTTGTGTGGTAGCTAGATTCCAAAGATGGCTCTCAGTGAATCACCCACTCCTCCCCAAATCCATGTCCTTGTTCGGTCCTGTTCCACACTGAATCTGGGATGACTCGTGTCTTGCCTTAGTCAGCAGAATATAGAAGATGTGCCAGTTGTAGGCCTAAGCCTTAGGAAGCCCTGACAACTTCCACTTCTGTGCTTTTGGGGCCCTGGTATACATTGGGAGCCTCAGTGGATAAGAGGTCCAGATACCCTGTTGGAGAGATTGTGTAGAAGCCAGATGGAGAGAAACAGGCCCAGCTGTCTCAGCTGAGCCAGCGTTCCAGAAATGTCCTGCCAAGGTGCCAGACGCAGGAGTAAGCCACTTGGCTGTCCCAACCTAGTTGTGCCCCAAGATGCCTGTGGTCCTGGCCAATGCCATGTGCGGTGGAAGAATCACCCGCACTGAACCCAGTTAACCCATAGCAATATGAAAGACAATACAACTGTCTTTTTAATTCACCAAGTTCTAGAGTGGTTTGTTACATAGCTGTAAATAACTAAAATAGcttacatttattttgtaataattaagTAATCATGCTTTGTCAAATTTATTCTGGTTGATTTTCTgaattctttgggaaaaaaagaagtccCCTAAAGTAGTTTTAtgttaaaaggaaacaaaacttaCTGTAGTCTTGCTTTTTCACTTTAGTCTTTCAGCATTGTGACTTGTAAACTAAGTaacttgtatttttattattgcaaaataaaatgtttatttggtttataattttcagaaattGTCATCTATTAattgtttccttctctttgtaAAAGGTGAGTGAATTCTTGCAACACTTCAAATATCTCAGTGAAGTTGCTTCATTTGAGATGCTGATCATTCTTTATTAAGACTGAAAATGTTACCTAGAGATTATATTTATGATGTTACTAAAAATGAATTACTAATGCGATAACATCCTATGATTTcccagcaatatttttttcccttttggtgaTGTTCTTAAGTAAACTCTTTGCTGTGTTTGGATGCTTGGAATAGAACTTGAACTCAGATATGATaggtaaactaaaaaaaaaataaataaacaaaccctGAATTTCTGAAGCTTTGTTtctaaaatagatgtttttccatttgtttagagATGAGATCTTAACTAATTGCTAAGGGgtattgtcattttaaaacaaagtgtCCATGAAACGAGGATTTAGCCCTTATTTAACTCGGCTGTCTTTCTAAACAATACTTAAATATTACATGCTTAGTATTAGAGATAAACATTTCTCACCTTttagaacaaaagcaaaaataatctatTGTCAAAGTGAAAAGTCCTTAttgatttggagaattttgattgtCCCAAATTACATATTTGTTTCTGAATACCATGTTCACATACTCACATGATTTCTGTTTGTAACAGTCTGGTATAGAATCAGACTCATGAAAAAATGATAGAAACCgtttagaaatattttacttaGTTTTATCTTGCAAAGTGTACAAGATAATAAATTCACTATAAAGCTTGTCATTTTAAAGgtgttatttaaattatttctataagTAAATCCGTGATATCTTCCAAGGGTATCTGAAATGCTTCCTTCCTATAAGATGTCTAAAAGAGATTATTGTGCATCATTTTATTGTATACTGATCCCATGTTTTGTTAATGACAGTAACCTcatgatttatataaaaataaaatgcatcaatCAACATTCATTTAATGGTCATTTAACAGTAATAAATACAGCCTTTCCCCCTATAGTCACTGTCACATTGCAGTAAAACCTAAATTCCTTCCCCAGTATATGCTGCATTGAAAAGGAAATACTGTACCTCAGAGAGGCCGGGACAGGAATTGGATAGACATGGATTGTCTCCTTATCCTGGAAGATGCCTGTCTGTATGAAATCATTACCTGGATCCTTGTTGAAAGCACGGTCTCTATCTGATTTCTGGTGAGGAGCTTTTCATAGTTTGCCCTGATCTCATTGAGTAGCTGGGACAGCTCCATTCTTTTCCCATCCTCCACCTTGGCTAACAGAACCTTATCGATAGGATGAGTCTCTGCGGCAGAACCTGCTCTGTCTGCATCGCGAGCAGAGAGAGCGCCATGGAGCCTTAAAGATACAGAGCTCCCTTTTTTCAGAAGCCGTGTAAACCCCTGGGTTTCTCATCAATTATGCAGATATTTGGTAAACCCTTTTCTCCTATTGTTGATCTGGTAGAAGTGTCAGTCTCTCCATAAAGGAACcaaaaaatgaagacagtttcAGTATTCCTGGATTGGGTCTCTGTAAAATTGAGCACATTTGGCAGAGGGAAGTTAATTTAGCTTGTGAAAAGAAAATGGGGCATAACATAAAGaaaattgtgttttgttttcccaaAATATTACATGGAAATAAACCTGGGCTTAAAACATGGTACCTAAGCTTTTCTTTTATGACTTTCCTCGCCATTTGGATTATTTAAACAGAAATGCTATGGGAGGGCATTAGAATATGTTGTAAACCCATTCTGACAGTTACTGGAAAAAGTGACCATTATATTCAGCTGACAGCTGTCATAAGCTGCAAGACTGACTGATCGTATTTCTCTTAAATACATACTGCTTGACTTGTGGTGGGTGGCTGGCCTGAAGGCAGAGTTTGATATATTGAGGTGAATTCCTGAAGGCATATTACAGATGAAGCTATGGCTGGAGATAAGTGCTAATAGAGGATGAGAACTGACAGTTAACATTTCCAACATTTCCACAAGGTTGAAGAAATACAACAAGACAGACCAGACCCTGTGCTGGGTGTATTCACTGAGATAAGATGTATTGTCGGGTTACTCTTTCATGAGTAAAAGTAGAGTTGATGACAACTCCTGCATACTTATATAACATTTGTGCAGCTCTTATAACTTTATAAAGCACCTTTACATCTGTCATTCTATTTAATTGTCACAATTCCTATCATTTTGTACTGTAAAGATGATAAGTCTGTGCAGGAGGGGTTAAGGTGTCTTTCCCAAGGTCATATGGTGATTAGTGATGTAATGGCATCCTTGGGACTGGGCTTTGATCCCTTGGCTATATTCTAAATACTATCTAGTCTGCCTCTGCGTTATGTCTCTCCCCACGTAAATTCCTTGTTTAGCCTGAAAAGCTGGCTGCTGGATatgactgaaatattttaaaggctaCATCTATCACTGTTATTTGTAGAGTGGCTTGGCTGAAGTTGTATCTGGAGTGTAGTTCAGGAAATAATCAATCTTTGGCTCTGGTGCTCTCGGGGCCTTTGAATATACATTATGCTCTTTTAATTTCTGAATTAACTCACCGCTGGATAGTCCAGTCTGTGCTGGGCATTCTCACAGTCCCCTCCAAACAAAGCTGGGCACCCAGAACTCCTGCTGAGAGGTGAGGTTCCAGGTCATTCCTGTGCTCTGTTTAATTTGACCTTCGCCTCTTCCATCCTCCCCATTGGTCACAGTGGATTGGTCTAGGGGTGGACCCTTTACCCAAGGAGAGTCAATCTGTAGGTCAGAGACCTGTGAGGTAGCCTGACCCAAAAGCTCTGACTAAAGAGCATCGCTTATGATTATTTAGGCCAAACTGATTCTCTTTTTTTGGTAATTGCAACTGAGAAATGGGAAGAGAAACAGGCATTGATAGTGGGAGAATCAGGAAAGAATTACACTCTTATTACTTCATGTAGTTCCTGCGATAGTGAAGTGatagtaaagtcgctcagtcgtgtccgactctttgcaaccccatggactgtagcacgccaggctcctccatccattgaattttctaggcaagagtactggagtgggttgcctaatCTCTGCCTAAAATACAGAGAGCTGAACTAGATTCCAGGCCTGGCAATCTGTATCTGAAACAAACCTCTCAGGTATTTCTTCATTATAGCAGTGCTTTCcaataaagaaacagaatgtgGGCCACCAATTTAAACCGCATATGTAATTTAATACTTTCTAGTCATCATATCAAaagatagaaacaaatgaaatgaattttcaaatattttatttaaccttaaGTACATGATgtagttgttattgttgttgttcagtcgccaagtcgtgtccgactctttgcaaccccatggactgtagcacgccaggcttccctgtccctcaccatctcccagagtttgcccaagttcatgcccactgaattggtgatgtcatgcaaccatctcatcccctgtcaccctcttctcattCTGCCTCCAATTTTTGccaacatcaggggcttttccgatgagttggctctttgtgtcaggtgcccaaagtgctggagcttcagtttcagcatcagcccttccaatggatattcagggttgatttcctttaggattgactggtttgatctccttgctgtccaagggatgctcaagagtctcctccagcaccacaatttgaaagcatcaattcttcggcgctctgcCTTCTCAttaggaaagctatgacaaacctagacagtttgttaaaaagcaaagacatcacttcgccaacaaaggtctgtatagtcaaggctatggtctttccagtagtcatgcacggatgtgagagctgtaccatataccatataataaatataaagtttAATGAGATACTTTACATTCTTTATTTGTGATACTGTCTTTGAAATCCAATGCATATTTTTATGCGCATTTCAATTTGGGCAAGCTACTCTTAAAGTGCTTAGAACCCGCATGGCTAGTAGCTACTGTGTTAAACACTGCAGCTTTAGTATTTGGGCCCTGCTGGCCCACACAAATGGGAGTTCCATGTCTGGAACATTCCATGTACATACTGGATTAAAAGAAATagtgccagatttttttttttaatgagagagaCACATTTAAAAGTATTCTATAAGCATGTGAATCATGAAGTTATTTAATTCAAGATCTCAAAACATCACTTTTCAAGGAAAATTTTGCTAATTTGCTTGTTAAAAATACTGTCTTTTATTAGAGAAATCAGTAATAATAGCTCATTAAAGACTGTGGCATACATAAAATTGCAGGATCCATGTAATCCTCAGTGCATTAATTAGAGTTGCATGCTATTCTTTATGTTTTAGAAATCATAACAGAGTACAAATAAGCAAGGACCTCCTTCCTTCTTATAGGGATCATCTTGAATCTACTCTagttatgagaaaaataaatcatttggaaATGTTGTGTTTTGTTACTAGAAACAAATTAATTATAACATAACTCACAAGAACCAAAATGCTATGGTTGAGAACACCAGTTGTAGGGACA
Proteins encoded in this window:
- the KRT222 gene encoding keratin-like protein KRT222 isoform X1, translated to MELSQLLNEIRANYEKLLTRNQIETVLSTRIQLEEDLSKKMDKDEEALKAAQAELKEARRQWHHLQVEIESLHAVERGLENSLHASEQHYQMQLQDLEAVIEGLEKELQEVRRGIERQLQEHEMLLNTKMRLEQEIATYRRLLEKEEIRYYGSIQGGKKEQKPTTSRVGFVLPSAIINEISFSTKVPQKYEDEKVETVTKQAILNGNIVKESTEAHGTIQTEKVDEVIKEWEGSFFKDNPRLRKKSVSLRFDLHLAATDEGCSQTKQDNLPDIEVRLIMRRSCSIPSIKRPSTTN